Proteins encoded by one window of Sphingobacteriaceae bacterium:
- a CDS encoding M24 family metallopeptidase gives MKHRARVERLQKAMAAEGLEALIVASRGVIGLYGPLQYISGYHQRTRLAYAVILREGEPILIMPARSDAYWAQVASGYDDVRYVPQNTGFENVTYEECAGSEMAGILRGAGITGGAVGIAGMHHVMAVQDYLTLVRELPQVEFRDATDLFDAVKRVKDVEEIKALEEAAHLAALGFQTFLREAAVGKTEWEVTAAVEQAVRARGAIETLIIITTGPLSRWPSNRKFAPGDVYSCFVEVTDANGYWAEFGSMVSFGTPPVEAVELFQFGKETLDEVGRLLRPGARASDIAAFIENRAQAAGYRMGVWHGHGVGIDHDGPAITREDPTVLEPGMTLAMHPNFVAPDGHRAHMVDMFVITEEGSRRLLRIKPEFHILCQE, from the coding sequence TTGAAGCACCGGGCTAGGGTTGAGCGGCTGCAGAAGGCCATGGCAGCCGAAGGACTTGAAGCGCTCATTGTAGCATCCCGTGGGGTCATCGGCCTGTACGGCCCCCTGCAGTACATTTCGGGCTACCACCAGCGGACCCGGCTGGCTTACGCCGTCATCCTGCGGGAGGGGGAGCCCATCCTCATCATGCCCGCCAGGAGCGACGCCTACTGGGCCCAAGTGGCCTCGGGCTACGACGATGTCCGGTACGTGCCCCAGAACACCGGCTTCGAAAACGTGACCTATGAAGAGTGCGCCGGGAGCGAGATGGCGGGCATCCTCCGGGGCGCGGGCATCACCGGCGGCGCCGTGGGCATCGCCGGCATGCACCACGTCATGGCGGTGCAAGACTACTTGACCCTGGTCCGGGAACTGCCCCAGGTGGAGTTCCGGGATGCCACCGACTTGTTCGACGCCGTCAAGCGGGTCAAGGACGTGGAGGAGATCAAGGCCCTGGAGGAAGCGGCCCACCTGGCCGCCCTGGGCTTCCAGACCTTCCTGCGGGAGGCGGCGGTAGGCAAGACGGAATGGGAAGTCACCGCCGCCGTGGAGCAGGCGGTGCGGGCCCGGGGCGCCATCGAAACGCTGATCATCATCACCACGGGTCCCTTGAGCCGCTGGCCGTCCAACCGGAAGTTCGCCCCGGGCGACGTTTATTCGTGCTTCGTGGAAGTCACCGACGCCAACGGCTACTGGGCCGAGTTCGGCAGCATGGTCAGCTTCGGCACGCCCCCGGTGGAGGCGGTGGAGCTCTTCCAGTTCGGCAAGGAGACCTTGGATGAGGTGGGCAGGCTGCTGCGCCCGGGGGCCCGGGCCAGCGACATCGCTGCCTTCATCGAGAACAGGGCCCAGGCCGCCGGGTACCGGATGGGGGTCTGGCACGGCCACGGGGTGGGCATCGACCACGACGGCCCGGCCATCACCCGGGAAGACCCCACCGTCCTGGAGCCGGGCATGACCCTGGCCATGCATCCCAACTTCGTGGCGCCCGACGGCCACCGGGCCCACATGGTGGACATGTTCGTCATCACCGAAGAGGGCAGCAGGCGCCTGTTGAGGATAAAGCCGGAGTTCCACATCCTTTGCCAAGAATGA